The following proteins are encoded in a genomic region of Dioscorea cayenensis subsp. rotundata cultivar TDr96_F1 chromosome 8, TDr96_F1_v2_PseudoChromosome.rev07_lg8_w22 25.fasta, whole genome shotgun sequence:
- the LOC120266747 gene encoding phosphatidylinositol 4-kinase gamma 6-like, whose protein sequence is MAPNADSPVQTQVALAVPNHSISSEHHGSRSSEAKHVARRRVFVQTETGCVLGIELDRGDNVHTVKRRLQLALNVPTEESSLTYGDRVLKNDLSAIRNDSPLLLRRNLIQRSSSSPCLSPTAKDLLQRDRSGPIEILGCSNSCSMKQLVKDAVKAIKNGVDPLPVHSGLGGAYYFRNSRGERVAIVKPTDEEPFAPNNPKGFVGKTLGQPGLKRSVRVGETGYREVAAYLLDYDHFANVPPTVLVKITHSIFHVNEGVSCSKNKPHDENSSAMSKIASFQQFIPHDFDASDHGTSCFPVAAVHRIGILDIRIFNTDRHAGNLLVKKLRGGDGRFGGQMDLIPIDHGLCLPENLEDPYFEWIHWPQASIPFSDDELKYIEDLDPSRDSDMLRSELPMIREACLRVLVLCTIFLKEAAAFGLCLAEIGEMMSREFKGGLEEEPSELEILCIESKRLVTEHSVFISEAESGGEDDIQFEIDCGEEDELTMQVGVQPSSHSRNPFSRLQILEEEDEDGDGDGDEDDTELSPLRSVLPRNVSKLSMSLKDVSLAEKHNQLKQQGWFSKGGKTSTKTNYSYGVKHPNGNRSANEQLPASQSFVKLADMSDDQWGAFLEKFQELLPGAFRDRKSRVAGQRQRQRLGTSCQF, encoded by the coding sequence ATGGCTCCTAATGCAGACAGCCCAGTCCAGACCCAAGTGGCTCTTGCAGTCCCAAACCACAGCATCAGCAGCGAGCATCATGGGAGCAGGAGCTCGGAGGCCAAACATGTGGCAAGAAGACGGGTGTTTGTACAGACTGAGACTGGGTGTGTGTTGGGTATAGAGTTGGACCGTGGAGACAATGTGCACACTGTGAAACGAAGGTTGCAGTTGGCCCTTAATGTCCCCACTGAGGAAAGTTCTCTCACATATGGTGATCGTGTGCTGAAGAATGATCTGAGTGCTATCAGGAATGACTCACCATTGCTCCTTAGGAGGAATCTTATTCAGAGGAGTTCCTCCTCCCCGTGTCTATCTCCCACTGCAAAGGATCTTCTGCAGAGAGATCGAAGTGGCCCAATTGAGATATTGGGTTGCTCAAACAGCTGTTCTATGAAACAGCTTGTTAAGGATGCTGTGAAGGCTATAAAAAATGGTGTTGACCCTCTGCCTGTTCACAGTGGACTTGGGGGTGCTTACTATTTCAGAAACTCCAGGGGTGAGAGGGTTGCAATTGTGAAACCAACTGATGAGGAGCCATTTGCACCCAACAACCCCAAAGGCTTTGTTGGGAAAACTCTTGGCCAGCCGGGCCTCAAAAGGTCTGTTCGAGTTGGTGAGACAGGTTACAGGGAGGTTGCTGCTTACCTTCTGGACTATGATCACTTTGCAAATGTTCCACCCACAGTCTTGGTTAAGATCACCCACTCAATCTTTCATGTTAATGAGGGGGTGAGTTGTAGCAAGAACAAGCCACATGACGAGAACTCCAGTGCCATGAGCAAGATCGCATCATTTCAGCAGTTTATTCCCCACGACTTTGATGCCAGTGACCATGGGACCTCTTGCTTCCCTGTTGCAGCTGTACATAGGATTGGAATACTTGATATCAGAATCTTCAACACAGACAGACACGCAGGAAATCTTCTGGTTAAGAAGCTCAGAGGTGGGGATGGTAGGTTTGGTGGTCAAATGGATCTCATCCCAATTGATCATGGTCTCTGTCTTCCAGAGAACTTGGAAGACCCATACTTTGAATGGATCCACTGGCCACAGGCATCTATTCCATTTTCTGATGATGAGCTCAAGTACATTGAGGATCTTGATCCTTCAAGGGATTCCGACATGCTTCGATCTGAGCTGCCTATGATTCGTGAGGCATGCCTCCGTGTTCTAGTTTTGTGCACCATTTTCCTGAAAGAAGCAGCAGCATTTGGGCTTTGCCTTGCAGAAATCGGTGAGATGATGAGCAGGGAGTTTAAAGGAGGTTTAGAAGAAGAACCAAGTGAGCTAGAGATCTTGTGCATTGAATCAAAGCGATTAGTCACTGAACACAGTGTATTCATTTCAGAAGCTGAGTCTGGAGGTGAAGATGATATTCAGTTTGAGATCGACTGTGGTGAAGAGGATGAGCTGACAATGCAGGTAGGAGTTCAACCATCCTCTCATTCTAGGAACCCATTTTCAAGGCTACAGATCttggaggaggaggatgaagatggagatggagatggagatgaagatgaCACTGAACTAAGTCCACTTCGTAGTGTACTGCCTCGAAATGTTTCAAAACTTTCAATGTCATTGAAGGATGTCAGTCTGGCTGAGAAGCATAACCAACTGAAACAGCAAGGCTGGTTCTCTAAAGGAGGTAAAACTAGTACTAAAACTAACTATAGTTATGGTGTAAAGCATCCAAATGGAAACAGGAGTGCAAATGAGCAGCTCCCTGCAAGCCAAAGCTTTGTGAAACTAGCAGACATGAGTGATGACCAATGGGGGGCATTCCTCGAGAAGTTCCAGGAGTTACTGCCAGGTGCATTCCGTGACCGGAAGTCCCGTGTTGCCGGACAAAGACAGAGGCAGAGGCTAGGTACTTCCTGCCAGTTTTGA
- the LOC120267448 gene encoding transcription factor BIM2-like — protein MLSRSSDDDEDFGKQDGDASHKVGLTGKMDRRSTDPNTPRSKHSATEQRRRSKINDRFQKLRELIPCSDQKRDKASFLFEVIEYIRFLQDKVQKYEASCPEWNQENAWEKVYFRSIWKNAQQNNSQGAVDDITDPAQVLKNGSAASPGFVLSGRFDDSNIPVVPAMVSNTHTHNPSDSDNIAADVSFKQMENPHVAGLAVPLQPNMYAAVGNETLVSQTQQRLIPDGDDFASQSHSQLDCAVSSDLLNEQEELTIDEGTIAVSGVYSRGVLSSLTQSLQSSGVDVTQTSISVHINLGKRLLTMRPSMAPTVISTKDHDDPSTDHRAIGHSMAGFSGEESVRMNKKPRLDNR, from the exons ATGCTTTCGAGGTCCAGCGATGACGACGAGGATTTTGGCAAGCAGGATGGCGATGCCTCCCATAAAG TGGGTTTGACTGGGAAGATGGACCGGAGGAGCACTGATCCAAACACACCACGTTCTAAGCATTCTGCCACAGAGCAGCGGCGGAGAAGCAAGATAAATGACAG ATTTCAGAAACTTAGAGAATTGATACCCTGCAGTGATCAAAAGAGAGACAAAGCATCATTTCTTTTTGAG GTTATTGAATATATTAGGTTTTTACAAGATAAGGTACAAAAGTACGAGGCATCATGCCCCGAATGGAATCAGGAAAATGCATGG GAGAAGGTCTATTTTAGATCAATCTGGAAAAATGCACAG CAAAACAATAGTCAGGGTGCTGTAGATGATATCACTGATCCTGCTCAAGTGCTTAAAAATGGTTCAGCAGCATCTCCTGGATTTGTGTTATCTGGAAGGTTTGACGACAGCAATATTCCAGTTGTGCCAGCGATGGTTTCTAATACTCACACTCACAATCCTTCAGACTCAGACAACATTGCTGCTGATGTTTCTTTTAAACAAATGGAAAATCCTCATGTTGCTGGCTTGGCTGTGCCTTTGCAGCCAAACATGTATGCTGCAGTTGGAAATGAGACTCTGGTTTCCCAAACACAGCAGAGGCTCATTCCAGATGGAGATGATTTTGCATCGCAGTCTCACTCTCAACTTGATTGTGCTGTCAGCAGCGACTTGTTGAATGAACAAGAAGAGCTTACAATTGATGAGGGTACAATTGCTGTATCAGGTGTCTATTCTCGAGG GGTATTGTCATCATTAACCCAATCACTTCAGAGCTCTGGGGTGGATGTAACCCAAACCAGCATCTCTGTGCATATCAACCTGGGCAAGCGACTACTTACTATGAGACCTTCCATGGCCCCTACTGTGATTAGTACCAAG GATCACGATGACCCTTCAACGGATCATAGAGCGATCGGTCACTCAATGGCGGGGTTTAGCGGTGAGGAATCGGTAAGAATGAATAAGAAGCCGAGACTTGATAACCGCTAA
- the LOC120266771 gene encoding transcription factor bHLH49-like gives MVNGFGVSDSVNQQQNVVKIENQEQKGGFHGVRASSNESGEAEFSGGGQEEIHGSGSAAGDSSSKEVGFKKRKRSNQDEIELEKTHSCPQLCVETTKENDEIKGKGLQNTASISPAKQVGKQAKDNSDSPKEDYIHVRARRGQATNSHSLAERVRREKISERMKLLQDLVPGCSKVTGKAVMLDEIINYVQSLQRQVEFLSMKLAAVNPRLDFNIEGILAKDLLQFQGGFSAEMIHPQYHPSQQGFIQAGIPAMVNPPDALRKALNSQLSTMNLYKEPTTQVPNTWDEELRNVVQMTFSANPTIAEKPRDGFPI, from the exons ATGGTGAATGGTTTTGGTGTCTCTGATTCAGTGAATCAGCAGCAAAATGTAGTGAAGATTGAGAATCAAGAACAGAAGGGGGGTTTTCATGGTGTTAGGGCTTCAAGCAATGAGTCTGGTGAGGCTGAGTTCAGTGGAGGTGGTCAAGAGGAGATTCATGGTTCAGGGAGTGCAGCTGGTGATTCTTCTTCCAAAGAAGTTGGTTTCAAGAAGAGGAAAAGATCCAATCAG GATGAGATTGAATTGGAGAAAACACACAGTTGCCCTCAATTGTGTGTCGAAACAACAAAAGAGAACGACGAAATCAAAGGGAAGGGTCTGCAGAACACTGCAAGCATTTCTCCAGCAAAACAAGTAGGGAAACAAGCTAAAGATAACTCTGATTCACCAAAAGAGGATTACATTCATGTCAGAGCACGGCGCGGCCAAGCCACAAATAGCCATAGCCTTGCAGAAAGA GTGAGAAGAGAGAAGATAAGTGAAAGGATGAAACTTCTTCAAGATCTTGTCCCTGGTTGCAGTAAA GTCACCGGAAAGGCGGTAATGCTAGATGAGATCATCAATTATGTTCAATCACTACAACGGCAAGTCGAA TTTCTGTCGATGAAGCTTGCTGCTGTTAATCCAAGGCTGGATTTCAACATTGAAGGGATTCTGGCCAAAGAT CTGCTTCAATTCCAAGGTGGCTTTTCAGCAGAAATGATTCATCCTCAGTATCATCCATCTCAACAAGGATTTATCCAAGCTGGAATTCCTGCAATGGTTAACCCTCCTGATGCACTTAGAAAAGCATTAAACAGTCAATTGAGCACGATGAATCTATACAAGGAGCCAACAACTCAG GTGCCAAACACATGGGATGAGGAGCTCCGCAATGTTGTCCAGATGACATTCAGTGCTAATCCCACTATTGCTGAAAAACCTCGAGACGGTTTTCCTATATAA